From a single Nicotiana tomentosiformis chromosome 2, ASM39032v3, whole genome shotgun sequence genomic region:
- the LOC104095548 gene encoding RING-H2 finger protein ATL46-like, with the protein MICSFAQVRSQRWVSGHTHLKNSWIQHKKDGVFTYPPPLFPPSPPSFGSSSNFHNEPNTSSSSNKISPAVLFIIVILAVLFFISGLLHLLVRFLIKHPSSSASSQSNGYPEVSTSDALQRQLQQLFHLHDSGLDQAFIDALPVFMYKEVVGPKEPFDCAVCLCEFSDKDKLRLLPTCSHAFHINCIDTWLLSNSTCPLCRGALYNPGFPIENPMFDFDEPREDDGYRGNADHEFSTSHKTIEIEEVAGAKATFPVRLGKFRKLDNGAGEGEGVGESSSSNLDARRCFSMGSYQYVVGDVNLKVALSSERKANNMNRANLVEKDPNPSIDEDNEGKKIGIGRKTDSYSVSKIWLWSKRGKFASSSDFQMDDRPPSSMDLPWLRRTEGM; encoded by the coding sequence ATGATTTGTTCATTTGCTCAAGTTAGGTCACAAAGATGGGTTTCTGGTCATACCCATTTGAAAAATTCTTGGATTCAACATAAAAAAGATGGTGTCTTTACATATCCCCCTCCTCTGTTTCCCCCATCTCCTCCTTCATTTGGCTCAAGTTCTAATTTTCACAATGAACCAAACActtctagttcttccaacaaaATTAGTCCAGCTGTTCTTTTTATTATAGTAATATTAGCTGTCCTATTTTTCATATCTGGTCTACTCCACTTGCTAGTTAGATTCCTTATCAAACACCCTTCTTCTTCAGCATCATCTCAGTCTAATGGATACCCTGAAGTTTCTACTTCAGATGCTTTACAAAGACAGTTACAGCAGCTATTCCATTTACATGACTCTGGTTTGGATCAAGCATTTATTGATGCATTGCCTGTCTTTATGTACAAAGAAGTTGTGGGTCCTAAAGAACCATTTGATTGTGCTGTTTGTTTGTGTGAATTCTCTGACAAGGACAAATTGAGATTGCTCCCTACTTGCAGCCATGCTTTTCATATCAACTGCATTGATACTTGGCTCCTCTCAAACTCAACATGCCCCCTTTGTCGAGGAGCCCTTTACAATCCCGGGTTTCCAATAGAAAATCCAATGTTTGATTTCGATGAGCCAAGAGAAGATGATGGATATCGTGGTAATGCGGATCATGAGTTCTCCACTTCTCATAAAACAATTGAAATAGAAGAAGTTGCAGGTGCTAAAGCGACCTTTCCTGTGAGACTTGGTAAGTTCCGAAAATTGGATAATGGGGCAGGGGAAGGAGAAGGTGTAGGAGAAAGCAGTAGTAGTAATTTGGATGCTAGAAGGTGCTTTTCAATGGGTTCATATCAGTATGTGGTTGGTGATGTTAATCTTAAGGTAGCCTTGAGCAGTGAACGGAAGGCAAACAATATGAATCGAGCCAATTTGGTTGAGAAGGATCCTAATCCATCAATTGACGAAGATAACGAGGGGAAAAAGATAGGTATTGGGAGAAAAACAGATAGCTATTCTGTTTCCAAGATTTGGCTATGGTCGAAAAGAGGCAAATTCGCGAGTTCTTCAGACTTTCAAATGGACGATCGACCTCCTTCTAGTATGGACTTGCCATGGCTTAGAAGAACAGAAGGCATGTAG
- the LOC104095547 gene encoding uncharacterized protein, giving the protein MAGQTNPEFSKKEPDVNEELQELEFTKRGCCFWLPSLRCGRSVWERISTNDQKEEPRWWDKGINAVKKVREWSELVAGPKWKTFIRRFNKNRSKTNKFNYDPLSYSLNFDDGPGVNDQSEDDRLFRDFSSRFASIPVSAKSSMDLGKDPPSFL; this is encoded by the coding sequence ATGGCGggtcaaaccaacccggaattcTCCAAAAAAGAACCCGACGTGAACGAAGAATTACAGGAGCTTGAATTTACCAAACGAGGCTGTTGTTTCTGGCTACCGTCTTTAAGGTGCGGACGCAGCGTATGGGAACGGATCTCAACGAACGATCAAAAGGAAGAACCCCGTTGGTGGGATAAGGGTATAAATGCCGTTAAGAAAGTTAGAGAGTGGTCGGAACTCGTGGCGGGTCCTAAATGGAAGACGTTCATCCGCCGGTTTAACAAGAACCGGTCCAAAACGAATAAATTCAATTACGACCCGTTAAGTTACTCCTTGAATTTCGATGATGGTCCAGGGGTAAATGATCAGTCGGAAGATGATCGTTTGTTTCGTGATTTTTCGTCGAGATTTGCGTCGATTCCGGTTTCAGCTAAGTCTTCAATGGATTTGGGCAAGGACCCACCGTCCTTCTTGTGA